From Deltaproteobacteria bacterium:
GGCCTCGTCCGTGGTCCAGTGCCTGCCGTGCTTGAGGCCCCTTGCCCCGTGGAGTTCTCCTTCCTGTTCGAGCCCGGCAATGGCCCGCTCCGCCGCCTCGGCCGTCACCGCGCCCAGCTCCCGGGCCAGCGTTGCCGCCAGAAGATCCCCATGGTCGAACACCGCTTGGCGCTCGGAGAGATGCTCCACGGCCCAGGCCGCGGTTTCTCCCGCCGCTCGAACCGGACCACTGAACAGGTCCGGAGCGGGTTGCTTCCGTTCCGCCTGCCTTGCCTTCGCGCGCACGGTGTCGGCCGAAAACCCGAGCTCCGCCGCTTGGCGCTCCCAAGACCGCCGAAGCTCTCCCTTGTCCACCTCCCGTTTCTTGGCCCGCGTCATCAACGCCGCGCGGTCCGCGAGCTTCGGGTTCTCCAAAGGCGCCCCTTCATCCCGCGCCGCCATAGCCGCCTCTATCTCCGCCCGTCGCGTCGAGAACCCCTCCACCACCTCCCGCGACACCCCCGCGATCTCGAACCGCCCGTCCGGGTGGGTCTTCTCGATCCCGTACCCCAGGTCCTTGAGATCCCGGGCAAGCTCTGCCCGGTATACCGCGCCGATCGCCATCTTGTTCCGGTAGAGCCCGTCGTTGACCATGGTCCTCCACTTCCCATCGTCCCCCTGGACCATGTTCGCCACCACAGCATGGGTATGGAGCTGCGGGTCGAGGTTTCGGGAGGTATCGTGGCGGAAGGTTGCGGCCACCATCTTCTGGCCGCCGGCGTGGACCATCGCGCCGCTCGCCTTGTCCTGCAACCGGGTCTCGACGGCGTTCCGCTCGACCCAGGCGAGGGTCCGCGTGACGGCCCGGTCGTGGGCCGCGACGATCCGGTCGTCGCCCCCCACCAGCGCCATGAGGGAGACCGACTTCGGCGCGGAAAGGGTGACGTCGCGGCCCGGCCGGTGGCAGATTTCACCGTCCTTGTCCCGCTTGCCCAGGTGCGGACCGTCCGGGACCTTCCCTTCGAGCACGGCCTTGAAGGTGTCGGGATCGACTGGACCCGTGAGATCCAACGCTTCCGCGCCCCTGCCCACCCAGGCGCTCGCCTCCCTGTGGGCGGGGTCTTCCCTGGCGTAGTATCCGTCCTTCTCGTAGTAGGCCACACCCTGGGACGGCGAGGCGATGACGCCGATGGAGGCTACCATCCAGGCCTCCCGCCAGGGGCGTGTTCACTCGGGTTTCGTGTGTCCATGGAGCCCGGATACGCGCTTTCCGGACCGGGAACAAGGGGTGAAGAGGCCGTTTCACAGGCGTGTCGGCGTTTGGCGTCGATTGTCGTTCGAGCGCGCTTCCTCGCGTGACCGCGACGCAGGTGTTATGGTCAAGACTAAAGGCCTCAGGAGCCAAGGCACCTTCCAAGCAGATGGCCTCCCCGACCAACTTTCATGCCACCTTGTTCATGTTGAACGAGTATACGACGGGATTAGATCATGACCCCTGAAGAAGTCGTCCAGGCAGTTCTGAAGCTATCCGAGGGCATGTCGAGGCCGGTCTATAGGGGTCAGGCCAATGCGAGTTGGCAACTCCAGTCTGGTGCCCTACGTCGTTTACAAGACGCGCATGGCGAAGATCTCCCAAGTGAGGAGAACGCGCTACGCAAAATAGTTG
This genomic window contains:
- a CDS encoding relaxase domain-containing protein; this encodes MVASIGVIASPSQGVAYYEKDGYYAREDPAHREASAWVGRGAEALDLTGPVDPDTFKAVLEGKVPDGPHLGKRDKDGEICHRPGRDVTLSAPKSVSLMALVGGDDRIVAAHDRAVTRTLAWVERNAVETRLQDKASGAMVHAGGQKMVAATFRHDTSRNLDPQLHTHAVVANMVQGDDGKWRTMVNDGLYRNKMAIGAVYRAELARDLKDLGYGIEKTHPDGRFEIAGVSREVVEGFSTRRAEIEAAMAARDEGAPLENPKLADRAALMTRAKKREVDKGELRRSWERQAAELGFSADTVRAKARQAERKQPAPDLFSGPVRAAGETAAWAVEHLSERQAVFDHGDLLAATLARELGAVTAEAAERAIAGLEQEGELHGARGLKHGRHWTTDEAMARESEAIALMKAGQGAEKTIMRGWIAETKLHGGRLNEGQKEAV